One Candidatus Cardinium hertigii DNA window includes the following coding sequences:
- the yihA gene encoding ribosome biogenesis GTP-binding protein YihA/YsxC, with amino-acid sequence MKIHTIQFVSSSIHYQQCPQDHKPEIAFMGRSNVGKSSLINALLNRKQLAKVSKTAGKTGCINHYLVNNQFHLVDLPGYGWAAVSHTTQTKWKKMIAAYLLHRTQLLSTFLLIDAKLTPQPIDLTCMRWLGLNHIPFSIILTKSDKKNKSIVHKNHQIFLHTLAQEWATLPPIFFVSAHDQLGLDNVRTYMQAITS; translated from the coding sequence ATGAAAATCCATACTATTCAATTTGTCTCTAGTAGTATCCATTACCAGCAATGCCCCCAAGACCATAAGCCAGAGATAGCCTTTATGGGTCGATCTAATGTGGGAAAATCTTCCCTGATTAATGCACTTTTAAACCGAAAACAGTTAGCTAAAGTATCCAAAACAGCTGGGAAAACAGGTTGTATCAACCATTATCTGGTAAATAACCAATTTCACCTTGTAGATTTACCTGGCTATGGATGGGCAGCGGTAAGCCATACTACCCAAACAAAATGGAAAAAAATGATAGCTGCCTATCTTTTGCATAGAACCCAACTGCTATCTACTTTTCTACTAATAGATGCTAAGCTTACACCGCAACCTATTGATCTTACTTGTATGCGCTGGTTAGGCCTAAATCATATTCCATTTTCTATTATACTCACAAAATCAGATAAAAAAAACAAATCTATTGTGCACAAAAACCATCAAATTTTCCTACATACCTTGGCACAAGAATGGGCAACCCTTCCGCCTATTTTTTTTGTTTCTGCACATGATCAGTTGGGATTAGATAATGTACGTACCTACATGCAAGCAATTACCAGCTAA